One segment of Cottoperca gobio chromosome 24, fCotGob3.1, whole genome shotgun sequence DNA contains the following:
- the LOC115028891 gene encoding zinc finger protein 512B isoform X1 — protein sequence MDPAHIGGDMSPLHVPRKRRSVQSQPKGGVPCPVVQRLPERTCDLNSVGYPKNDESEAQDALKMKRTYGRKRYEDLQSVSIGTVDYPTTSCSVMSSGGLANGADPGSMAPPTARLPPRLVAKDVWPQGPESSREQPQPQDHSWNSSRDRGPDAWAPGRDRPQEQVWSSGRDRAGHSSQDQTWIPGRDREQTGADQAWATGRDRGPEQGWAADVDRGQDQAWSAGRDPGRDRASSGPEQAWGTGRSQDQGWSNTSRDRGHVWRPDLNMKKVLRVELEQGLPGNNSFTQPPGGRDSCSDAASEASTAPPSEEQKPAVLSSKKEPPTYPAGSQEERYQLQIVAKGRVTCPKCKSVSRKTVEGLKKHMENCRLQPFTCQHCGKQLKSSTGMKYHVMADHSHLPSAEDAKNLDDRAIKDKLRKILKRLGKLKCSKEGCTAAFTSIMGYVYHMKKCGKEESELEKMLLNCSHCGKTYKSKAGLEYHLKSEHAPAPQKSEEDEALKAHREANPERTASGRVQRASAQVANFHLAEIANNELPKDWPKRKFQSDLVPDDKKLKYARPGLPAFSQEVLRKWKNEVKLQRKVQCPNQGCGSIYTSVSGLKAHLGLCTRGDFEAGKYRCLICNKEFNSESGVKYHINSVHSQDWFVTNKKASKKFEKFLKNQPKEFVHNVDKQIVDHCHHHHHQHHLQHHHHQQQQQHHHHHHQHHHQQHLHQLQHPPMQHPLQPLHHLQHQTQLLHAEHQILPPQVDSQMQMLHYTPLEPPPGPMWVDMDRGGAVPGPEQAPLEMEIADIDKPRQDDGGMVEGKRREKAERGKADGKRKDCFAFGGGGGGGGDGGGDGNTGSPSREPEVEQQRQLEQWDLKRPGIMEPHAESGKEQMNT from the exons ATGGACCCTGCACACATCGGAGGGGACATGTCTCCTCTGCACGTGCCCAGAAAGAGGAGGTCTGTCCAGTCACAACCTAAAGGTGGTGTGCCATGTCCAG TTGTTCAGCGATTACCAGAAAGAACCTGTGACTTAAATTCAGTTGGATATCCCAAG AATGACGAGTCTGAAGCCCAGGATGCTCTGAAGATGAAGAGAACTTATGGTAGAAAAAG gTACGAGGACCTCCAGAGTGTTTCCATAGGAACAGTAGATTACCCAACCACCAGCTGctcagtgatgtcatcaggtggCCTGGCCAATGGGGCAGACCCAGGGTCCATGGCTCCGCCCACTGCAAGGCTGCCTCCAAGACTGGTGGCGAAGGATGTGTGGCCCCAAGGCCCCGAGAGCAGCAGGGAGCAGCCCCAGCCTCAGGACCACAGCTGGAACTCCAGCAGGGACAGAGGCCCCGACGCCTGGGCCCCGGGCCGAGACCGGCCGCAGGAGCAGGTCTGGAGCTCTGGCAGAGACCGAGCGGGACACTCCAGTCAAGACCAGACCTGGATACCAGGCAGGGACAGGGAACAGACCGGGGCGGACCAGGCCTGGGCGACGGGCCGGGACCGGGGCCCCGAGCAGGGCTGGGCAGCCGACGTAGACCGAGGCCAGGATCAGGCCTGGAGCGCAGGCAGGGATCCGGGAAGAGACCGGGCCTCCTCGGGGCCGGAGCAGGCGTGGGGAACCGGCCGAAGCCAAGACCAAGGCTGGAGTAACACGAGCAGAGACAGAGGGCATGTCTGGAGACCCG actTGAACATGAAGAAAGTCCTGAGAGTGGAGCTGGAGCAAGGTCTGCCTGGAAACAATAGCTTCACTcagccaccagggggcagaGACTCCT GTTCAGATGCAGCCAGTGAGGCGTCGACGGCCCCGCCCAGCGAGGAGCAGAAGCCCGCCGTCCTCTCCTCCAAGAAGGAGCCTCCCACCTACCCTGCAG GAAGTCAAGAGGAGCGTTATCAGCTCCAGATTGTGGCCAAAGGCAGAGTCACCTGTCCGAAGTGTAAAAGTGTGAGCAGGAAGACTGTGGAGGGGCTGAAGAAGCACATGGAGAACTGCAGACTG CAACCCTTTACCTGCCAACACTGCGGGAAGCAGCTGAAGTCTTCCACAGGGATGAAGTATCACGTCATGGCCGACCACAGCCACCTG CCGTCGGCAGAAGACGCCAAGAACCTGGATGATCGTGCCATCAAAGACAAACTGCGCAAAATCCTGAAGAGACTGGGCAAGTTAAAATGCTCTAAAGAG GGCTGCACTGCTGCCTTCACCAGCATCATGGGCTACGTGTACCACATGAAGAAGTGCGGGAAGGAGGAGTCTGAGCTGGAGAAGATGCTGCTGAACTGTTCTCACTGCGGGAAAACCTACAAGTCAAAAGCGGGTCTGGAGTATCACCTGAAATCAGAGCACGCTCCT GCGCCACAGAAGAGCGAGGAAGACGAGGCGCTGAAGGCCCACAGGGAGGCCAACCCGGAGCGGACGGCCAGCGGCCGCGTGCAGCGAGCGTCGGCCCAGGTCGCAAACTTCCACCTGGCTGAGATCGCCAACAACGAGCTGCCCAAAGACTGGCCCAAGAGGAAGTTTCAGTCGGACCTGGTGCCAGACGACAAGAAG TTGAAGTACGCCCGGCCGGGCCTGCCTGCCTTCAGCCAGGAGGTTCTGAGGAAGTGGAAGAATGAGgtgaagctgcagaggaaggTCCAGTGTCCCAATCAG GGTTGTGGCTCCATCTACACCAGTGTGTCCGGGCTCAAAGCCCACCTGGGACTCTGCACGAGG GGCGACTTTGAGGCTGGAAAGTACAGATGTCTGATCTGCAACAAAGAGTTCAACTCTGAGAGTGGAGTGAAATACCACATCAACTCCGTGCACTCTCAG GACTGGTTCGTGACAAACAAAAAGGCCTCCAAGAAGTTTGAGAAGTTCCTCAAAAACCAGCCCAAGGAGTTTGTGCATAATGTGGACAAGCAGATCGTGGATCActgccaccaccaccatcatcaacACCACCTCCAGcatcaccaccaccagcagcagcagcagcatcaccaccaccaccatcagcATCACCATCAGCAGCATCTGCATCAGCTCCAGCACCCGCCCATGCAGCACCCTCTGCAGCCGCTGCATCACCTCCAGCACCAGACGCAGCTCCTCCACGCCGAGCACCAGATCCTCCCTCCGCAGGTGGACTCTCAGATGCAGATGCTCCACTACACCCCTTTGGAGCCTCCTCCCGGTCCCATGTGGGTGGATATGGACCGGGGGGGAGCTGTGCCGGGACCAGAGCAGGCCCCGCTCGAGATGGAGATAGCCGATATTGACAAACCAAGACAGGACGACGGCGGGATGGTGGAggggaaaaggagagagaaggcgGAGAGGGGGAAGGCAGACGGGAAGAGGAAGGATTGCTTTGCTTTCGGTGGTGGCGGTGGCGGAGGCGGTGACGGTGGCGGCGACGGTAATACTGGCAGCCCATCCAGAGAACCAGAGgtggagcagcagagacagcTTGAGCAGTGGGACCTGAAACGGCCGGGCATCATGGAGCCGCACGCCGAGTCTGGAAAGGAGCAAatgaacacttaa
- the LOC115028891 gene encoding zinc finger protein 512B isoform X2, which translates to MDPAHIGGDMSPLHVPRKRRSVQSQPKGGVPCPVVQRLPERTCDLNSVGYPKNDESEAQDALKMKRTYGRKRYEDLQSVSIGTVDYPTTSCSVMSSGGLANGADPGSMAPPTARLPPRLVAKDVWPQGPESSREQPQPQDHSWNSSRDRGPDAWAPGRDRPQEQVWSSGRDRAGHSSQDQTWIPGRDREQTGADQAWATGRDRGPEQGWAADVDRGQDQAWSAGRDPGRDRASSGPEQAWGTGRSQDQGWSNTSRDRGHVWRPDLNMKKVLRVELEQGLPGNNSFTQPPGGRDSYAASEASTAPPSEEQKPAVLSSKKEPPTYPAGSQEERYQLQIVAKGRVTCPKCKSVSRKTVEGLKKHMENCRLQPFTCQHCGKQLKSSTGMKYHVMADHSHLPSAEDAKNLDDRAIKDKLRKILKRLGKLKCSKEGCTAAFTSIMGYVYHMKKCGKEESELEKMLLNCSHCGKTYKSKAGLEYHLKSEHAPAPQKSEEDEALKAHREANPERTASGRVQRASAQVANFHLAEIANNELPKDWPKRKFQSDLVPDDKKLKYARPGLPAFSQEVLRKWKNEVKLQRKVQCPNQGCGSIYTSVSGLKAHLGLCTRGDFEAGKYRCLICNKEFNSESGVKYHINSVHSQDWFVTNKKASKKFEKFLKNQPKEFVHNVDKQIVDHCHHHHHQHHLQHHHHQQQQQHHHHHHQHHHQQHLHQLQHPPMQHPLQPLHHLQHQTQLLHAEHQILPPQVDSQMQMLHYTPLEPPPGPMWVDMDRGGAVPGPEQAPLEMEIADIDKPRQDDGGMVEGKRREKAERGKADGKRKDCFAFGGGGGGGGDGGGDGNTGSPSREPEVEQQRQLEQWDLKRPGIMEPHAESGKEQMNT; encoded by the exons ATGGACCCTGCACACATCGGAGGGGACATGTCTCCTCTGCACGTGCCCAGAAAGAGGAGGTCTGTCCAGTCACAACCTAAAGGTGGTGTGCCATGTCCAG TTGTTCAGCGATTACCAGAAAGAACCTGTGACTTAAATTCAGTTGGATATCCCAAG AATGACGAGTCTGAAGCCCAGGATGCTCTGAAGATGAAGAGAACTTATGGTAGAAAAAG gTACGAGGACCTCCAGAGTGTTTCCATAGGAACAGTAGATTACCCAACCACCAGCTGctcagtgatgtcatcaggtggCCTGGCCAATGGGGCAGACCCAGGGTCCATGGCTCCGCCCACTGCAAGGCTGCCTCCAAGACTGGTGGCGAAGGATGTGTGGCCCCAAGGCCCCGAGAGCAGCAGGGAGCAGCCCCAGCCTCAGGACCACAGCTGGAACTCCAGCAGGGACAGAGGCCCCGACGCCTGGGCCCCGGGCCGAGACCGGCCGCAGGAGCAGGTCTGGAGCTCTGGCAGAGACCGAGCGGGACACTCCAGTCAAGACCAGACCTGGATACCAGGCAGGGACAGGGAACAGACCGGGGCGGACCAGGCCTGGGCGACGGGCCGGGACCGGGGCCCCGAGCAGGGCTGGGCAGCCGACGTAGACCGAGGCCAGGATCAGGCCTGGAGCGCAGGCAGGGATCCGGGAAGAGACCGGGCCTCCTCGGGGCCGGAGCAGGCGTGGGGAACCGGCCGAAGCCAAGACCAAGGCTGGAGTAACACGAGCAGAGACAGAGGGCATGTCTGGAGACCCG actTGAACATGAAGAAAGTCCTGAGAGTGGAGCTGGAGCAAGGTCTGCCTGGAAACAATAGCTTCACTcagccaccagggggcagaGACTCCT ATGCAGCCAGTGAGGCGTCGACGGCCCCGCCCAGCGAGGAGCAGAAGCCCGCCGTCCTCTCCTCCAAGAAGGAGCCTCCCACCTACCCTGCAG GAAGTCAAGAGGAGCGTTATCAGCTCCAGATTGTGGCCAAAGGCAGAGTCACCTGTCCGAAGTGTAAAAGTGTGAGCAGGAAGACTGTGGAGGGGCTGAAGAAGCACATGGAGAACTGCAGACTG CAACCCTTTACCTGCCAACACTGCGGGAAGCAGCTGAAGTCTTCCACAGGGATGAAGTATCACGTCATGGCCGACCACAGCCACCTG CCGTCGGCAGAAGACGCCAAGAACCTGGATGATCGTGCCATCAAAGACAAACTGCGCAAAATCCTGAAGAGACTGGGCAAGTTAAAATGCTCTAAAGAG GGCTGCACTGCTGCCTTCACCAGCATCATGGGCTACGTGTACCACATGAAGAAGTGCGGGAAGGAGGAGTCTGAGCTGGAGAAGATGCTGCTGAACTGTTCTCACTGCGGGAAAACCTACAAGTCAAAAGCGGGTCTGGAGTATCACCTGAAATCAGAGCACGCTCCT GCGCCACAGAAGAGCGAGGAAGACGAGGCGCTGAAGGCCCACAGGGAGGCCAACCCGGAGCGGACGGCCAGCGGCCGCGTGCAGCGAGCGTCGGCCCAGGTCGCAAACTTCCACCTGGCTGAGATCGCCAACAACGAGCTGCCCAAAGACTGGCCCAAGAGGAAGTTTCAGTCGGACCTGGTGCCAGACGACAAGAAG TTGAAGTACGCCCGGCCGGGCCTGCCTGCCTTCAGCCAGGAGGTTCTGAGGAAGTGGAAGAATGAGgtgaagctgcagaggaaggTCCAGTGTCCCAATCAG GGTTGTGGCTCCATCTACACCAGTGTGTCCGGGCTCAAAGCCCACCTGGGACTCTGCACGAGG GGCGACTTTGAGGCTGGAAAGTACAGATGTCTGATCTGCAACAAAGAGTTCAACTCTGAGAGTGGAGTGAAATACCACATCAACTCCGTGCACTCTCAG GACTGGTTCGTGACAAACAAAAAGGCCTCCAAGAAGTTTGAGAAGTTCCTCAAAAACCAGCCCAAGGAGTTTGTGCATAATGTGGACAAGCAGATCGTGGATCActgccaccaccaccatcatcaacACCACCTCCAGcatcaccaccaccagcagcagcagcagcatcaccaccaccaccatcagcATCACCATCAGCAGCATCTGCATCAGCTCCAGCACCCGCCCATGCAGCACCCTCTGCAGCCGCTGCATCACCTCCAGCACCAGACGCAGCTCCTCCACGCCGAGCACCAGATCCTCCCTCCGCAGGTGGACTCTCAGATGCAGATGCTCCACTACACCCCTTTGGAGCCTCCTCCCGGTCCCATGTGGGTGGATATGGACCGGGGGGGAGCTGTGCCGGGACCAGAGCAGGCCCCGCTCGAGATGGAGATAGCCGATATTGACAAACCAAGACAGGACGACGGCGGGATGGTGGAggggaaaaggagagagaaggcgGAGAGGGGGAAGGCAGACGGGAAGAGGAAGGATTGCTTTGCTTTCGGTGGTGGCGGTGGCGGAGGCGGTGACGGTGGCGGCGACGGTAATACTGGCAGCCCATCCAGAGAACCAGAGgtggagcagcagagacagcTTGAGCAGTGGGACCTGAAACGGCCGGGCATCATGGAGCCGCACGCCGAGTCTGGAAAGGAGCAAatgaacacttaa